The DNA sequence AAGGCGAACAGGAGGAAGTCGAGATACCAGGCATTGGAAAGGGCTGTGAGCACCAGGAGTAGCTTCGTCCCTGGTTCTGAGACTTCAGGGAGTGGTGTTGCGAATTTGGTGCAGCGAGACGAGCCAGACCCCCTAGGATCAACCGACAGTGTTGTTCGGACATTGAAACAGCTGGGGGTTCCTCTTCAAGATGACTTGAAGCTTCGTAAGTTTGTAGGATATCGTGTTTTTGATATACCAAGATACTTACTTGGACATCTTCTCAGGCAACcgattcctcctctcctcgacGACCTTCTCCCCAGCGCTCTTCCTATCCCAAATGCACGCCACAGCCGATACCCAATCCCTCCTCAGCGGTCTAGACATACTGTCTCGATCGATCGACCAAAAATCCGCCTCCCTGAAAGTGCTCGTCGAATCCAACTTTGAGCGCTTCGTCCGCGCCAAAGCCACCATCGACAATGTCTACAAAGAAATGAAATACCGCGGGGTTGATCCCACGCCGCCTCGGGCCAGGGCGCACTCTCGACATGCCAGCAGGAATAGTTTTCGGAGTGGCAGCGGTGCGCCCATGACGAGCCCCCTGAACCCTGCGACGGACCCTAGAAAGAAGAACGCTTTGGCGAAAGAAAGCGAGTACGGTATTTTGGGTATCAAAGCGCCATTGCTTGATGTAtcggccaaggcagaggaggtttgggggcCAGCTCTCGGTGGccgggagaaggaagagcatTTGAAAACTGTGGCCTCGTCGCTGGATAGCTACAAGGAGTATGTTGAGATCAGTGCAGCTATCGCTGACAGCATCAAGCGCAATGATCACGAATCATTGGTGGAGGAATACACAAAAGCGAGAAGATTTGCCGAACAAGCAAAGCAGCTCGCGCAGGAACTCGAGGGGTCGCAGCCAGATGAGGACCAGGTGTATCGTATCGTACTGGCAGCGCGCATGTGGCATGACGTGGAGGAACAAATCAGCAACCTCAAACGTGATatctggaggagcttggtaTCTCCATACAACATGGCAAAGCCAGACTCTGGGAAGTCGGGTGACCAGCATATGGAACtgatcaccctcctcctggAGCTCGGTGTGGAAGACAACCCCATTTGGGTGTGGCTGCTCAGTCGTTACGACTACTTGAAGAGCAAGATTCAGTCGACGACGGAGCGGTCCAAGGTCGAGATTGAGATCCTGAGGCGCCGTCTTGCCAATTCTGAGAAGCCGAGCCCTCAGACGATTGCTTCTCATATGCGAACTCTTGGACGTCAATCCCTCGAATCAAAGACTAAAACCTTTGACTCCCCTGACATTGCCGAGTTGTGGGAGCTCAACGTGGCTTATATGAGCAACTTGCTCTCCTCTCAGGGGATTTTGGGAGAGGTTCTCGAGTTTTGGCAGACGGTTCAGGGGTTTATTGAGGGGAAGACGCAGAGGAGCTTGCCGGTTGGGTATAGAGGCGAGTCGAAGGAGCATCATCGGCTGTCTCAACAGGGCACGGTTGATCTCCAGAAGGGCGCTGTGGAACTGGTCAGTTTGATTCGGGAGAGTGTGTTGATGTTTTTTGCTGGGCCTCCGCCAGAGGATATCTCGTTGCTGTTCTCGCCTATGCCGCAGACGCCGAGCACGCCGGGGTATGGTGGGAATTTGACACCGCGAGACCCGAGGTTCAATCTTGATCCGAATAATATCCCGCCACCGTCGccgaggagaggggaggCTTGGGAGAAGTTTGCGTTTTGGCCGCCGTGGTCTAATTCGTTGAGTGGTGTTCACTACCTCGCTCGGATGTTGGTTCTTGTTGGTGCGGCGGCGTGCGATATGGCTTCTATTGAACCGGTCGGGCAGGGAGATGCAGCCGAAGTCGAGCGGGTTAAGACCCTGGTTGGCGTGGCAAGGGAACGATGCGTGACTGCGTTGTGCGCGGCGTGGAACAGGGACGCCGAAAACATCAAGTACGTGGAGGACTGGAACAGGTCCCCGGACAGAAAAGAGGTGACCAAGATGCCTGCCAGTTTCAAGGCGTTTGAGGGGGCGTTGTTGGCGGGTATGCAGAACATTCTCTACATCTCGGAAGCT is a window from the Podospora pseudocomata strain CBS 415.72m chromosome 6, whole genome shotgun sequence genome containing:
- the SEC5 gene encoding Exocyst complex component S5 (COG:U; EggNog:ENOG503NU6Y), which translates into the protein MADIERERAVLDFYQISSLKPETLVQWPTEKDRDSDASEDESVKKKANRRKSRYQALERAVSTRSSFVPGSETSGSGVANLVQRDEPDPLGSTDSVVRTLKQLGVPLQDDLKLRNRFLLSSTTFSPALFLSQMHATADTQSLLSGLDILSRSIDQKSASLKVLVESNFERFVRAKATIDNVYKEMKYRGVDPTPPRARAHSRHASRNSFRSGSGAPMTSPLNPATDPRKKNALAKESEYGILGIKAPLLDVSAKAEEVWGPALGGREKEEHLKTVASSLDSYKEYVEISAAIADSIKRNDHESLVEEYTKARRFAEQAKQLAQELEGSQPDEDQVYRIVLAARMWHDVEEQISNLKRDIWRSLVSPYNMAKPDSGKSGDQHMELITLLLELGVEDNPIWVWLLSRYDYLKSKIQSTTERSKVEIEILRRRLANSEKPSPQTIASHMRTLGRQSLESKTKTFDSPDIAELWELNVAYMSNLLSSQGILGEVLEFWQTVQGFIEGKTQRSLPVGYRGESKEHHRLSQQGTVDLQKGAVELVSLIRESVLMFFAGPPPEDISLLFSPMPQTPSTPGYGGNLTPRDPRFNLDPNNIPPPSPRRGEAWEKFAFWPPWSNSLSGVHYLARMLVLVGAAACDMASIEPVGQGDAAEVERVKTLVGVARERCVTALCAAWNRDAENIKYVEDWNRSPDRKEVTKMPASFKAFEGALLAGMQNILYISEAMGKPGAGEIVLPPPPKLLQMVRSQYVTTLYKALSGMVENAERPVKKADDEWTVDVDGYVLVSSAAAPRASTAVGGSTIDAGDRNVRMLLTLSNLSALRTEIVPDLNTQFENAFSVKLTDETKTIRDVLSQIDARLFQSYTRPAIETLKRIIRAGVSDPNWAPSSLSRPKEVRPYVYEALLSLVLVHTQVSTTAATLTSQVLSYLLEQASKELLEAFKSRQRYNLDALMQATLDVEFVAQTLSHYTTDRASELQSQIYQELDGRTDNEARARLQGELPEMRAVLKRLREASKSEFACFRKPKRPVGNGLERRETGGSVGSL